The stretch of DNA acatggggtttactataattggtaccattgcgtatacaggatattactataattgatttgtttttgtgcattagtacatttaccctatatgtacTAATTCGCatgtactaaagggtgtgtcacatcaaattgcatcacggaaaaaacgctgtaaaaattcgcccagtagaccgatccttttgaaaattttagacagtaaaataaaaactattaaacaacttttggcattttctttttattcatacttcgagcccaagcccgtatgctcgcaccttcctctttaccccgtccataaatttctgtacaacgtcaggttgtagttttttttgaatagaaatcCAATTTCTCTtggagtccgcctccgatttgacaacttttgggttcttccggagggcctgcttcataatcgctcaatatttctctattgggcgaagctccggcgcgttgggcgggttcatttcctttggcacgaaggtgaccccgttggcttcgtaccactccaacacgtcctttgaatggtggcacgaagcgagatccggtcagaagatggtggggccctcgtgctgcttcaatagtggtagtaagcgcttctgtaggcactccttaaggtaaacctgcccgtttaccgtgccggtcatcacgaagggggcgctccgctttccgcaagagcagatcgcttgctgccacaccatgtactttttggcaaacttggatagttatTTCAATGGGATCAGCTATAAACGGTCTCTTAAAAACTATTGGATATCTGCATTTGCGTCTGTCTCTCCGCTCGTTTGGTTCGGTACGTTGTTTACTTCTGCTTCGGCTTTGATCGTCTACACCACGTGCGTCTTCGGGCGATGCGTAAGTTCGTCTTCTCCGACCATGTGATCTCTCGGCTGCCATGGTCAAACGGATTAGTACTTCTTCTAGCTAGCTGCTCACTCCTGAATGGGTGGTGCTGTGGATTCATCCTTCCCTCGTATCGATCTCTTCTCATTCTACGTCCTCGTCAAATGGGTTTCCTGGAGCGGAAGCAACCGGCCTCCACGGGAGTCCTTTTCTCTGGAATACAAATTAAACGGCTTTTTCAAAcaataaatgagaaaaaatgaatagACTTAACCGGAGCGGAGGCAACCGGCCTCCACGGGCCCTTAGCGGGCGATGATCGTTGGCATCAAGTACTGAGCGTACTTGTGCATGAGCTGATAATGCGCTAAACGTAGGGTGAGAGGATGATCAATGGAATTCGACTTCCTTCAAATTGTGGCTGGATTGATTCGTCGCATGATGCCATCTCCCTTGTTGATGGATTGCTCGTGATTGTGGGTTGGAGCAGACGTCATTGCCGCGTAGCGTTGGAGGATGAAACATAAAtgagattttttgaaattcaatgaaaaaatatggctTACATGGATGGGAGGTCTCATGACCTCCCATTGATGCGCAGTGTGATACTGCGATTGGTGGAAGGGTTTCAGTTCCCTCCTTGTGGACCAGCAGCTTcagtgccggtcatcacgaagggggcgctccgctttccgcaagagcagatcgcttgctgccacaccatgtactttttggcaaacttggatagtttctgcttgcgaatctcctccggaacgctgcatttgtcctctgcggagaagaacaacaggcccggcagctgacgaaagtccgctttgacgtaggtttcgtcgtacattaccaggcaatgcggcttcgtcagcatttcggtgtacaacttccgggctcgcgtcttccccaccatgttttgcctttcgtcgcggttaggaaccttctgaaccttgtatgtacgcaggccctcccgctgcttggtccgctggacgaatgaactttttttttttttttttttttttatctgtattatagtgattttcaactcattaggctggttcgtcacttttacttccatttttggaagaatgtcgggagtgagaattgaactcgtgacctttagcgtgagaggcatggatgttaccactacgccagatcgcctccaaacgaatgaacttgacaaattcagcttattggcgacatcccggaccgaacttctcggatcacgtctaaactgcttaactacgcgcttgtgatctttttcactgacggagcatccatttttgccgttcttcaccttctggtCTGTTCACGATAATACGGAAAATTGTTCTTGACGCCGACAAATTTATTTAGAATGCGAACGAATGACCGGTGTTACTTGTCGACACTTTATTGGGAAATAAGAGACCTGCTGCTATCTGCTCAAGCTTTATATAGGCTGCTGTGATCGAGATTTAAGTGGCAATGAACCGGAAGAGCAGTAACAGATCGGCTGATGCGCGTATTGTGGTAAACGAATAGAGCTAGATGCTAAAGCTAGATGCTAGAGCTAGATGAGCAAGAATTTATAGCAGCAGTCTGTCCATAAAATATGGAACGCGTAAACATGCCGGCCACCGTTAAAAAGGTGTCTTTTTAACAAAACTATCTCCTACTAATCTTGATCACTAGTAACTATTGGAATGGATCTTCAACAAAGGCTTATGAATTCAGCTTATTTCAATGGGATCAGCTATAAACGGTCTCTTAAAAACTATTGGATATCTGCATTTGCGTCTGTCTCTCCGCTCGTTTGGTTCGGTACGTTGTTTACTTCTGCTTCGGCTTTGATCGTCTACACCACGTGCGTCTTCGGGCGATGCGTAAGTTCGTCTTCTCCGACCATGTGATCTCTCGGCTGCCATGGTCAAACGGATTAGTACTTCTTCTAGCTAGCTGCTCACTCCTGAATGGGTGGTGCTGTGGATTCATCCTTCCCTCGTATCGATCTCTTCTCATTCTACGTCCTCGTCAAATGGGTTTCCTGGAGCGGAAGCAACCGGCCTCCACGGGAGTCCTTTTCTCTGGAATACAAATTAAACGGCTTTTTCAAAcaataaatgagaaaaaatgaatagACTTAACCGGAGCGGAGGCAACCGGCCTCCACGGGCCCTTAGCGGGCGATGATCGTTGGCATCAAGTACTGAGCGTACTTGTGCATGAGCTGATAATGCGCTAAACGTAGGGTGAGAGGATGATCAATGGAATTCGACTTCCTTCAAATTGTGGCTGGATTGATTCGTCGCATGATGCCATCTCCCTTGTTGATGGATTGCTCGTGATTGTGGGTTGGAGCAGACGTCATTGCCGCGTAGCGTTGGAGGATGAAACATAAAtgagattttttgaaattcaatgaaaaaatatggctTACATGGATGGGAGGTCTCATGACCTCCCATTGATGCGCAGTGTGATACTGCGATTGGTGGAAGGGTTTCAGTTCCCTCCTTGTGGACCAGCAGCTTCAGTGCTGTCAGGATGATCAGACTGTTGAACCGGTAGTACACAGATCTTGCTGATTGAACGGCGGTACTCTCCTTGGAATGTCCTCACGGTCACGACGCAGATGTGGTTGTCGTTGCCCTTGAAGATCTCCGTAATTCGTCCTACTTTCCACTTCAGCGGGGGTTGGTTGTCTTCCTTTAAAAGGACCATTGTGCCGATCTTGATGTTGTCACGCTCAACAGTCCAACGTGTGCGAGGTTGCAGCCCTGATAGATATTCGGATTGCCATTGTTTCCAAATTTTTCGAACGTATTCTTGGGTCTGCTGCCAGCGGTTTAGCCGGTTGAATGAAACCTCTTCCATACTGGGTTCCGGGATGGCCTTTAGTGAACGATGGACCAGAAAGTGCCCGGGAGTGAGCACTTCCAGGTCATTTGGATCTGAGCTTAGCTGTGTCAGGGGGCGAGAATTGAGACATGATTCAATTTGAGTAAGTAAAGTCACAAATTCGTCTTGATACAGGATGACATTTCCTAATGTGCAGCGCAGATGCTTCTTGAGCGATTTGACTGCTGCCTCCCAGAGTCCGCCAAAATTCGGGGACCTTGGCGGTATAAACTTGAAGGTTATGAGCGAAATAAACGAGCAAGCTCTTCAAGTTGTCTTTGTGCGCCTTGAAAATTTAGCCCATTATCGCATTCGATGAGCTCAGGTATACCTCTGCGCGACACAAATCGCTTAAGAGCGGCGATGAAGGCATCAGAAGTGAGATCTGTGACAAATTCAAGATGCAGTGCCTTTGTCACGAGACATACAAACACAGCAACATAACATTTGACTGCTGCAGCTCGTTTGGCAGGACGAAAGTAAAAGGGACCACAATAATCCACACCAGTTCGCAGGAACGGAAATGTAGGTGTGACACGTTCTTGAGGTAATTCGCCCATTAGTTGCTCCAAGACCTTTGGTTTACAGCGGAAACAGCTGACGCAAGAATGGACTGCCCTGCGAGCAATATTTCTGATTCGAAGAGGCCAAAACCTTTCTCGCACCACAGCAATCATCAGCTGTGGACCAGCATGCAGCAATTTGTGATGATAATGAATCATAATTAGGTTCGTCAGCGGATGTTTATCCGGTAGAATAATCGGATGACGTTGATTGTAGCTTACTGGAGCATGTCGTAGCCGGCCACCGACGCACAGTATGCCATCTACCAATATCGGGAATAACGCTTTCAGGCGCGAATTGGATTTTACATGTTTGCACCGATGAAGTTCTGCGATATCGTTAACGAAACGTTCCATTTGGGCTAGCTTCACTACTACTTGGGTCGCGGTGTTTATTTCCATAGTTGACAAGCACCCAATTCTccgttttttattttctttagtACTACTGGCATTGTGGCAGTATCGAAGTAACCAAGCAACAACACGTACCAGTTTCATAAACGACGAATATTTTGAGAACAGCTCATTCGAGGGAGTTATATGAGCAGTAAGGACaacagttcgttcttccaaCTCGTCGGAGCCGAATTTCTTCTCGGTTTGACGTCCAAGTGATGGCCAAAACCGAGACATTTTCGAAAGCCAGGTGGGACCATTCCACCACGTGGAAAACTGCTTTAGTTGAGCAGAGGTCATCCCTCTAGAAATTACATCTGCTGGGTTTTCCGATCCAGGCACATGAGACCAAATTCCACCTGCCGTTATCTGTTGGATTTCTGAACATCTGTTGGCAACGAACGTTTTCCATCGAGATGGGTTCGATGCGAACCAGTGtagacaaatttctgaatttgtccagaaaaaatttttggtttgaAGTTTTATACTTGTTTCAACCTTTTCGAAGAGATGGCTTAATAACAAGGTGGCACAAAGTTCTAGTCGAGGGAGACAGACTGTTccgtttttcttgttttttcctTTTGGCGCGATCTTTGATTTCGCAATCAGAAGGTTGGTTTTTATTTCACCATCAGATGACATAGCGCGAACGTAAATGCATGCTCCGTACGCTCTCTCCGATGCATCACAGAAACCGTGAATTTCTAGATTGATAGGTCTGGATATAGCTTTCGCCCATCTAGGAACAGACAGGTTGGTCAAATTTTGAAGACTCTCTCTAAACTCCATCCATTGGTGCTGCAGAGCTTCCGGTAACCCTATATCCCAGTCATAATTCTCATACCACAACCTTTGCAGTAACAACTTGGCCTGCACTACCACTGGACCTACTAGCCCAAGTGGGTCAAATAAGCGTGCGATGTCCGAATAGACAATTCGTTTTGTAATTGGTAGCTGATCACTATGCGTTGGAGCTTCGAATCTGAACTCGTCAGCGACAATATCCCACTGAAGACCAAGGGGGAGGGGGAAGTAGAAGCATCGATTTTCAACAAAGTGCGCTCATCCTTCAGTTGATCCGGTACGTCAGTGAGATTTTCTGGATTGTTTGATGTCCACTTGCGAAGCGAAAACCCGGCAGAATTAGTGAGATCGAGCAATTCCCTGCAGAGTTGTCGTCCTTCTTCGACAGTATCGGCTCCTGTAAGCAAGTCATCCATATAAAAATCGCGACCAACGGCGACCGATGCGAGAGCATAGGTTGTGGTGTTATCTTCGGAAAGCTTCTGGAGGCATTTTGTTGCGAGATATGGAGCTGCAGATGTGCCGTATGTTACGGTTGTAAGCTGATAGCTTTTAATGGGTTCCGAAGGTGTGTCTCTCCATCTAATTCTTTCTAGGGGTTGATCAGACTCTTGAACTAATATTTGCCTGTACATCTTTTCGATGTCGGCAGTAATGGCAAACTGCGGTATCCTGAATCTCAATAGGATTGAGAGAAGGTCGTCTTGAACAACCGGTCCCACTAGTAGCGCATCATTAAGGGATATTCCAGAATCCGTGGTGCATGATGCGTCGAAGACAACACGAAGTTTGGTGGTGATACTGTCGGGCCTCACAACACAATGATGTGGAAGGTAATAGGTTGGAACAAGCGAGTTAGTAGACGCATCATCATCGACCAGTTTCATATGGCCCAGGTTAACGTACTCGTGAATGAAAGCAGAATATGCTTCCTTCAGCTGAGGGTTCGAATTTAAACGACGTTCTAATGAGCAGAATCGACGATCAGCAATATCTCTGGAATTCCCAAGCTGCGAAACCAATGCATCTTTCTTGGGAAGTGCGACAACGAAACGACCGGATGAGTCCCGTTTAACCGTTTTAGCGAAATGATCCTCACACTCCTTTTCTTCCAATGATTGAGTGCTCTTGATATGACACGACTCAGTTTCCCAGAATCGCGTAAGTAGATTTTCGATTGAGGCTTCTAGTACTACATTAGCTACATTGGCGACAGCAGTTCGTTGTTTCTCATCCTTCACTTTTCCTGATACCACCCATCCCAAAGCGGTGTTTTGCAAAATGGGTCCATCGGCACCGATTTTAATCTGACCATCACGCAAAAGCTCATAGAAAACTTGCACGCCAAGTATTAGGTCGATACGTCCCGGTTTGTTGAACGAAGGATCGGCTAACGTAGCATCGGAAGGCAATGTAAAGTCGTTGATATCAACTAGTTTATTAGGCAACTGCATTGTAATCTTGGACAGCACGTGAAATTTCCAGTTGTCCTCAAAATCAGCACGTTGGGATTGAACGCGAATAATGGTAGAGTATTTTGAAGTAGTAGATGACAGCCCTACTCCGCTAATAGGTATGAATTCTCTGGTACGTTTTAGTTGCAGCGTTTGCACCAGACGTTCCGAAACAAAATTCAGCTCAGAACCGGAATCCAAGAGCGCTCGAGCCCAAACGAAATTTGTTGTTGAATCATAAACTTTAACAAGTGCAGTAGAAAGCAAAACAGTGGCAGGAACTAAGCGACATATTTGATTGGTAGGCGACGAAAAGTGGCTAGTCGAAGGGGCAGTGACCGTTGGCTTTGGATTAGCAATCGGCTGACCCTGTTGGGTAGATTGTACGCTTTGCAATTGGTTTTTCGGAACAGATGACGACTCATGCTGCGAACCCGCGGATGATGACGAGGACGACGACGATGGTTCAGATTGGATGGATTGGATGGTTCAGATTGGATGGATCGTCCGTCCGCCCCGATTTTTCATCGGGGCGGACGGACGATGCAGCATCGTATGGTGTTTTTGGTGGCATACACGACATGTTCCACCGGAGCAATTATTAGCGATATGCGACGACGATCCAAGACAATTTATGCAAAGTTTTTTAGATTTCGCTTCATCGAATCGTTGTATTGGAGTTAGCTTTCGAAAGTGTTCACACTGATATGGTGAATGTGCAGGTTTTTTACAAAATGGACACGAACTTTTAGGAACAATGGCTGAATGATTTGTGGTTAGCTTCGGTGCTTGGTAGTTTGTACGCTGTGAAGGGGAGGAGCGAGAAAAATCTTGCGATCGGGATCTAGATCCAGCTAAAGACTGCAAGACGAGTCCGTGTGAGCGAAGGAATTCAACAAGTTCAGTGTAGGTTGGAACATTTGTCGATTTACGGTGGGTCTCCCAAAGACGCAAGGTTGTTTGATCGAGGCGCGAACTCATCATGAACACTAGCATCGTGCTCCagttttcaggatttccccccGCCTTTTGCAGCATTTTCAAATTACGCTCAAAATCGTCGATTAACCGATTAAGGGATTCCGCACATTCCCTTTTCATACCATCAATAGCAAAGAGTGCTTCGACGTATGACTTAACGAGAAGGTATTTATTCTCATATCGCCTATCGAGCAGATCCCATGCAACCGAATAATTGTCTGCTGTTATCTCTATCACATCAATCACACGCTTCGCATCTTTACAAAGAGATGCTACCAAATAGGAGAATTTATCTACCTGACTAAGCATGGGGTTTGGGTCGATCAGGGACAGAAATGTATCACGAAACGATGGCCACTCCTTGATCGATCCGTCGAATAGAGGCAATTTGATTTCAGGCAGTTTTACTCTAGTTGTGGAAGTATGAGCAGGAATCGATTGCACTGCAGGTGAGGGGTTAGTACCATGCGATCGCAATTTGTTAGTGATAAAACCCTTTATTCTCAAGTAAATCAGCTCAAATTCTGCACGTGAATCCTGGTTCACATGTTCAATGCACATCGGATCAATTTCTCCTTCTACTTGCTGCGTTTGATCTAAAGCGGAAGAGTCAAAACTTTCTTTCAACCTGGCTTGAAACTCATCAGAGCATTCCAATTGCAATCTGGCATccataaattctgaaaaaatgccTTCTAAACGTTCTCTCCAACCTTCAAGCATATAAATATCTCTATCTTCTTGATAAGTTTGCACTAGATGTTCCAAATTATTTAGCGAGTCTCGCAGAAAACGTTCACGTTTTTCCAGCTTCTTAAGCTCCGTAGCCATTGTGCTCGACGGTAGCCGCAGAATAGTTAATCGAACCTCGCGATCCACACGTGCTTATCAAAAttccgatatattttttttcaatcgatcaagcaaaaatacgaaaatatctGCGACTCAGGAATAACGCTCGATTTGGCCTTTCTAGAAGCTCAGCTCACATGCAGCATGCAAATTGTACTTACAATCTTCGATGACTAATCCAAGCCACGCCACTCGGTATGCCCAAGCCACGCTACTCAAACCAGATAACGCCACCAGGTACAATGGATCTCTCGAACAATACAGCATCCATCGGACAATAGCAATCAGCAATACCACTTGAGAAATGCGACTTGGCGCCActtaacagattttttttatcacacgGATTTTGGATCACTTTTGTCTTCTTTATTCTGTTCAGAATATTGGCTATTGGACGTTGTCCAGTTAATGTCACAAAATTTCTTTGCACAACGTTTCACAGAGTTCAATCACTTTTTCTCGTTTTTGGGCACGAGAATTATTTCCCGTCAGAATAGCACTAATTTTCCTATCACTTTGACACCGAATCGCGAATGCGCAAGAACAATTTCCCGCCAGAGTTCGAAGGACCACTTTTAATGTTCACGATAATACGGAAAATTGTTCTTGACGCCGACAAATTTATTTAGAATGCGAACGAATGACCGGTGTTACTTGTCGACACTTTATTGGGAAATAAGAGACCTGCTGCTATCTGCTCAAGCTTTATATAGGCTGCTGTGATCGAGATTTAAGTGGCAATGAACCGGAAGAGCAGTAACAGATCGGCTGATGCGCGTATTGTGGTAAACGAATAGAGCTAGATGCTAAAGCTAGATGCTAGAGCTAGATGAGCGAGAATTTATAGCAGCAGTCTGTCCATAAAATATGGAACGCGTAAACATGGTCgataatataaagggtgtgtcacatcaaattgcatcacggaaaaaacgctgtagaaatttaatttttaggaattatatcttcagctttcgcttataatcagataagagtgtatagatcacgttggccatgcttcactgtcaatttttcgtagatttggaaaaatgtcgtcaaacgaaaaagagcttcgtgaattaatcctgtgcactcatttcgagaatccggagttgtcacatcgggacatcggtaagatgctgggaatcgtccaatccacggtcagcagagtactaaaatgatacttcgagaacctaaccatcgaccggaaggtgaagaacggcaataatggatgctccgtcagtgaaaaagatctcaagcgcgtagttaagcagtttagacgtgatccaagaagttcggtccgggatgtcgccaataagctgaatttgtcaagttcattcgtccagcggaccaagcagcgggagggcctgcgtacatacaaggttcagaaagctcctaaccgcgacgaaaggcaaaacatggtggggaagacgcgagcctggaagctgtacaccgaaatgctgacgaagccgcattgcctggtaatggacgacgaaacctacgtcaaagcggactttcgtcagctgccgggcctgttgttcttctccgcagaggacaaattcagcgttccggaggagattcgcaagcagaaactatccaagtttgccaaaaagtacatggtgtggcaagcgatctgctcttgcggaaagcggagcgcccccttcgtgatgaccggcacggtaaacgggcaggtttaccttaaggagtgcccacagaagcgcttactaccactattgaagcagcacgagggcccgaccatcttctggccggatctcgcttcgtgccactattcaaaggacgtgttggagtggtacgaagccaacggggtcaccttcgtgccaaaggaaatgaacccgcccaacgcgccggagcttcgcccaatagagaaatattgggcgattatgaagcaggccctccggaagaacccaaaagttgtcaaatcggaggcggacttcaagagaaaatggatttctgttcaaaaaaactacaacctgacgttgtacagaaccttatggacggggtaaagaggaaggtgcgagcatacgggcttgggctcgaagtatgaataaaaagaaaatgccaaaagttgtttaatagtttttattttactgtctaaaattttcaaaaggatcggtctactgggcgaatttctacagcgttttttccgtgatgcaatttgatgtgaaacaccctttattatactttttttttcaaattttaatataaattaaaaatacataggatgtttgtttagtaggccaattttattgtaaaatggaattggaaatggaaaaggaacaaggttaacaaagaaaatattaattatgtatgtaattcaaactaaattgtaacgatcacgcaggaactgttcaatcgcaaagaaatgttcaaatagtttcacgggaacattttcagttgattgcaatatttcggacatattctttaggttcgatttaacgttcgaaggtgtaatttcaaaacaatcagctgaaacttcctgaacctcctctaactccataggactactattttcaacgttttcagcttcttcaacactttccagtatatcggtatcagtcattagatcacagcaaatcacgttttgatccatttcgtaatattcatcaaatgacgatgaacaatcgaatggtactgcactgtcgacagcagcaagctcacgacgcattaattctgccagcggaatatcatcatcatcatttatggaaaatccggctttcctgaagcaattttgaacagtctcagatttaaccttgtttatccaagagcgtgaaagtaattcaattgcatccaataccgatatatctgaagggtcctagagtatatttgaatacagtatgagtgctgaataacatgaatgtaaaaaggaaaacaataccgttgtatcctccatttctagtagtcttcgttttactaattcatggcgatagtactgtttcaggttcttgattatgcccaagtccagcggctgaactactgaagtagagtttggtggaaaaaactgcaaatttatcgatttaagctttttttttatccaaaatatatatttttattaaggctcatatggcgtcaacctgacggggccgggagttcaatatttcgacaatgtttgccttataactatgttagtaatatgtaaccgattactcgcggttggctcgaggttagtattacaagtgttttcgtaattgtgatgttgctgtctccaatgctctgtacctgtgcccgacacgggatacttccttttgggatgcagctgaccattaatcagcaacgcccccttagtctgtaccccatatctagcgtggtgcgtctttctcgactcgaggaatcaaggatagaatgatcactagccggcgcaatcatcagctcgtgtagagttatcataagcggtacaacctttggctcttgttgaatcatcagtggactgcacaacctttggcccgtgtatctgtaaagagtgtgtgtatgtattgccgcgactaagtaaaagtttatagatcggataggagggatatgaaacagggacccaacgaaggaaacatcattaaacgttgacatcggcgtttctgaggaacaggtatagatgaagcagaagatcaggatcacggctacctaagatatcccggacggggatatccgattgtctgccttttgctctcagtgctctagagagctgagagcgagcagcatggaaccggatacacgaccagacaacatgctcgatgtcgtggtagccat from Toxorhynchites rutilus septentrionalis strain SRP chromosome 3, ASM2978413v1, whole genome shotgun sequence encodes:
- the LOC129772997 gene encoding uncharacterized protein LOC129772997; translated protein: MQLPNKLVDINDFTLPSDATLADPSFNKPGRIDLILGVQVFYELLRDGQIKIGADGPILQNTALGWVVSGKVKDEKQRTAVANVANVVLEASIENLLTRFWETESCHIKSTQSLEEKECEDHFAKTVKRDSSGRFVVALPKKDALVSQLGNSRDIADRRFCSLERRLNSNPQLKEAYSAFIHEYVNLGHMKLVDDDASTNSLVPTYYLPHHCVVRPDSITTKLRVVFDASCTTDSGISLNDALLVGPVVQDDLLSILLRFRIPQFAITADIEKMYRQILVQESDQPLERIRWRDTPSEPIKSYQLTTVTYGTSAAPYLATKCLQKLSEDNTTTYALASVAVGRDFYMDDLLTGADTVEEGRQLCRELLDLTNSAGFSLRKWTSNNPENLTDVPDQLKDERTLLKIDASTSPSPLVFSGILSLTSSDSKLQRIVISYQLQNELSIRTSHAYLTHLG